Sequence from the Candidatus Marsarchaeota archaeon genome:
AGTCTAGATGAAAAATTTGTTGCAAGCAAGTTACAGGAGGGATCAGTATTCATAACAAAAGGCCTCCCATGGAAAATCATAAGCATAGATGAAGACTCAATCAAGGTGGAGCCATCTACGGATCTTGAGGCTGCAATACCCGACTGGACAGGCGAGGACATACCTGTAAGCCTCGACGTAGCAAATACTGTATCAAAAATAATAGGGCATGCAGACTTGATAAAAGAATATGATATATGCGAAGAAAGTGTGATTTCGCAAATAACCAACTTTTCTGAAGCATGCAAGCCCTATTCTTCCGAATCTGGCAGAAAAGCAGTACTCGAAGTCCATCAGGATTATTCTGCGTTATATACCTTCTTGGGCACCCTTGGAAACGAAGCGCTGTCGAGGCTTATTGGCGACATGGCAAGCTTGAAATTGGGAAGAAGCGTTAACATAAAGGCATCACCCTATATGGTGTTTGTCGAAGCGGACAACAAAAAAATTGACATTGTAAAGCTGCTGAGATCAATCGATCCTGAAGGCGTAAGGGGCTTATTGCTGGACATGCTCGAAAAATCCGAAATACTAATGTACCATTTTGTATCTGTAGCCAAGCTTTTCGGGATCGTAGACAAGGAAGCAAAAATATCCAGATCCCTTACAAAAAGACTGATGGCCTTGTTTAAGGACACTCCAGTTTATAGGGAGGCTATCAGAGAGCTCATTGACAATTATTTTGACGTTTCTGCAGTCTCAAATTTTATTTCAATGCTAAAAGAAAGGAAAAAGGAAATCATAGTGCTAGAAATAGAAAAGATAAGCACAATTACCAAGGCAATAATGGATTCGGCGTATTATACAAGAGAGCTCATAATGCCATTGGTTCCGAGCAATGAACTGCTAAATTCGTTTGTAGAATTCCTTACTGCAAAAGAAGCGAATCTTATATGCACATACTGTGCGTTTTATTTTTCTAAGAAGATATCTGAACTGCAAAAATTAAAAAGCATAAAATGCCCTAATTGTGGGAGCCCTATGATAGCAATAAACAAGAATAACATAATGGAGGTAATTATAAAAAGGAAGAATTCCATAATATTAACCAAGCAGGAAACTAAGGCGCTTAAAGACACATTGACAGAAGCGTCACTTATATCATCGTATGGTTGGAAAGCAGTGGCAGCGCTTTCAACATACGGAATCGGGCCGACTTCGGCTTCCAGGGCTCTTATGATGCTTAGAAGAGAAGACAGGCTTTTCTACATGGATTTAATAGAAGCACAGAAGCAATTCGTCAAAAACAAAAAATACTGGTCTATATAGGGTGTATGCATGCTTTACCTAGTTGGTCTTGGCCTGGGCAATTCAGAACTTACCGAAAAAACAATAGAAATAATACGCAAATCAGAAGTCTTTGCGGAAAATTACACTTCAGTTATATCTTCCGAAAAATTCGAGCGTATATCAAGCATTAAAGAGGGCAAAATCAATCTGCTAGACAGAAGCCAGCTTGAGGAGAAAGCCGCAATGCTGGTAGAAAAGGCAAAAGAAAGCAATGTTGCAGTGCTCTGCGGAGGCGACCCGCTAATAGCCACGACCCACAAAATAATACTGATAGAAGCAAGAAAGCGCAATGTGCCGTACGAAGTGGTGCACGGCATATCTATATTGTCCGTGGCAATCGGGGAAAGCGGTCTGGACTTTTATAGGTTCGGGCCAATATGCACCATTGCAAACTGGTCTTCGCATTACAGGCCTGTTTCATTCTACGAAACAATAAAATTTAATCATGAAAATTCGCTGCACAGCCTAATGCTGCTTGATTTTGACAGCAATCTGCAGAGTTCAATCCCGATTTCCAGAGCGTTGGAAATAGTGCTGAATGCCGAAGATCATTACAAAGGAGGCATATTTAATACGCATACAAAATTGATAGCGCTGTTCGATTTGGGGACGCAGAAGCAGGAAAAGGCGTATGCAGAAATAGGCCAGCTCATTAAGGAAAAAAGCAACAGGGCTGCAACGCTAGTGCTTCCATCAAAATTATCAGACATAGAAAAAGAGATGCTTACCGGCATGAAAGATTATATATAGGGATACAGCACAATAAATAGAAAGTGAGCGTTTTGACACTGCAAATATTATTCAATAAAAAATCAAGGCGCATTTACGCAACTGACCA
This genomic interval carries:
- the dph5 gene encoding diphthine synthase yields the protein MLYLVGLGLGNSELTEKTIEIIRKSEVFAENYTSVISSEKFERISSIKEGKINLLDRSQLEEKAAMLVEKAKESNVAVLCGGDPLIATTHKIILIEARKRNVPYEVVHGISILSVAIGESGLDFYRFGPICTIANWSSHYRPVSFYETIKFNHENSLHSLMLLDFDSNLQSSIPISRALEIVLNAEDHYKGGIFNTHTKLIALFDLGTQKQEKAYAEIGQLIKEKSNRAATLVLPSKLSDIEKEMLTGMKDYI